In the genome of Afipia felis ATCC 53690, the window ACGATACGGGAGGAACCGGGGCAAATCTTGGCCTCACTGCGCCGGACTGTTTCCACCTGCTAGCCTGACGGGGCCGGCCATCCAGCATCAAGACCTCGTAATCGCAGACTGCGCGGGATAAAGAACGTCGGCGCGAGGAGGTTCGGGTTGGTAGGCTTCCAGAAAGCACCCTGCAAGACCCCATCAGCGGTTCGGCCAGCGGCGGACGTTCATTCTCGGCCTCTCGGGATTCGCCGCCGCGTCGATCGCCTGCGGGCTTGCGCCGACTGCGACGGCGCTCGTGGTCTTCCGGGCGTGCAAAGCGCCGCTGGGACGTGTCTCATACCGGCGAGCCTTGCATCGATAGGGACCGCCTTCTCAGGCGAGGACCGCGGGCGGGCAGTTGGGACCTGGGCAGCGGCCGGCGCGATCGCAACGGCGCTTGGCCCACCGCTTGGTGGATGGCTGGTCGATGTCGTCGGATGGCGGAGCGTCTTTTTCCTGAACGCACTAATTGCGCTGGCCGCTCTCGCGATGGGCATCAAGGTCCGGCCGGCTCGGCCGGAATGCAGCGGCAGGCTCGACCTGTTGAGCCCACTCGTGGGCGTGCTTTGCCTCGGCTCGATGAGCTACGGACTGATCGCGGCGGGAACTAGCGCGGTGTTGCGAGGGACGGCGTTCGTTCTGCTTGCGCTACCGCTTGGCGCTCTCTTGGTGTTGCGCGAAGGGCAAGCGCGACATGCGCTCGTGCCGCCGCGTCTCTTCCGCGACGGGCGCTTCGTCGTCGCGAATGCGATGACGGTGGTGCTGTATGCGTCGCTGAGCGCCTCACGACGGTCTAGAGTGCTGCGAGGCAGTCGGTCTCGATGTCGAAGTGTCCCGGCCAGTCCGGCACGTTGACGAAGATCCTGGCGCGTGTGTTCTTCGGGAAGTACGGAGCGTAGACCTCGTTTAGGCCGCCGAACTTCTCGACCGATGTTCCGAGTCCTGCAGCATCTGCGTAGCTCCTGTTTCCTTGACTGCGCCGCCTCCCTGCATCAGGTGCGACCGTAGCTGCTGTTGCCCCGAGTGCGTAATCCGGCGTTTGAGAAAACTATCCTCTCACAAAACGAGAGGGATGGTCTCTCAAGCGCCGTAACGTTCAAACTGGATTTCAGCCCTAACGCGAGCGCCGCGTCCGCCGCGATGTCGACGAAGGCATTCGACCCGCAGACGAAAATGCCGCCGGGATAGCCGCGCCGCGACATCGGCGACCATCGCCGCGTCGATCCGCCTACTGAAGTCGCTGCCGCGTACGGCCGGCTCGCGCGTCAACGCAAGGGCGAGTGCGAAATCGGGCAACGATCTTTCAAGTTGGAGGAGCTCGTCCCTAAACAGCACGTCGCCCCAAGTCTTGGAGGAGAGTAACAGCGCGACGGGTACGGGTTCGCCGCTTGCCTTCCTGTACCGGATCATGGCCATAAGCGGCACAACGCCGGAACCCGCGCCGATCAAGAGTACAGACTTCTCGGTTGGCCCGGGCCAAAGGAAGTGCCCGCCAAGTGGCCCGCGAAGCTCGATCGTATCTCCGACCTGGGCGACGTCGTGAAAAAATGGTGAGACCTCACCATCCGTAAGGCACTCGATCGCGAGCTCGATCACGTCCGATTCGCTCGGGGCCGACGCAATCGAGTAGCTGCGCATGGCTGTGTAGCCATCGGGCGCAGTCAGGCGGACATCGACGTGCTGGCCGGCCCTGTAGTCGAACGGTTCCGTCAGGCGGAAGAAAAAGCTCTTGATGGTCGACGTTCTCACCACGATCTCGACAATCGCGCAGCTCTGCCAGTGTGCTGTCGTGGCAAATGTATCAGTCATTAGTATAGCGCTGCTCAAGCCACGGGTCGCCGTACACGTGGTATCCGCGCAGTTCCCAGAAGCCGGGTTCGTCGCGCTCGGTGAACTCAAGCCCGTTCACCCACTTCGCCGATTTCCAGAAATAGAGATGCGGCACAAGCAGGCGCGCCGGCCCTCCGTGGTCACGCGGCAGCGGCTGACCTTTGTAGTTGAGGGCGACCATCGCCTTGCCGGTTGCGAGATCTGCGAGTGGCACATTGGTGGAGTATCCATCGTAGCAATGCGCGAGCGCGAACGGAGTGGGCGCGCTAAGGCCAGCGTCGGCGAGAATGTCGTCGATGACCACGCCCTCCCAGGCAGTGTTGAGCTTCGACCATGAAGTCACGCAGTGGATGTCTCGTGTCATCCTGGTTCGTGGGAGTGTATTGAACTCCGACCAGCTCCACGTTTTGACCGGACGAGGCCCGACCTTCAGCGTGAAAGTCCAGTCCGCAGGTTCAATCCGCGGCGTGGGGCCGGCCGTAAGCACCGGGAAGCTATCGACGAGGTGCTGTCCCGGAGGAATCCGATCCGATTGTTCTGATCCGGA includes:
- a CDS encoding MFS transporter, with the translated sequence MQSAAGTCLIPASLASIGTAFSGEDRGRAVGTWAAAGAIATALGPPLGGWLVDVVGWRSVFFLNALIALAALAMGIKVRPARPECSGRLDLLSPLVGVLCLGSMSYGLIAAGTSAVLRGTAFVLLALPLGALLVLREGQARHALVPPRLFRDGRFVVANAMTVVLYASLSASRRSRVLRGSRSRCRSVPASPAR
- a CDS encoding FAD-binding oxidoreductase, with translation MTDTFATTAHWQSCAIVEIVVRTSTIKSFFFRLTEPFDYRAGQHVDVRLTAPDGYTAMRSYSIASAPSESDVIELAIECLTDGEVSPFFHDVAQVGDTIELRGPLGGHFLWPGPTEKSVLLIGAGSGVVPLMAMIRYRKASGEPVPVALLLSSKTWGDVLFRDELLQLERSLPDFALALALTREPAVRGSDFSRRIDAAMVADVAARLSRRHFRLRVECLRRHRGGRGARVRAEIQFERYGA
- a CDS encoding sulfite oxidase-like oxidoreductase; amino-acid sequence: MATRGFTGRQSGSEQSDRIPPGQHLVDSFPVLTAGPTPRIEPADWTFTLKVGPRPVKTWSWSEFNTLPRTRMTRDIHCVTSWSKLNTAWEGVVIDDILADAGLSAPTPFALAHCYDGYSTNVPLADLATGKAMVALNYKGQPLPRDHGGPARLLVPHLYFWKSAKWVNGLEFTERDEPGFWELRGYHVYGDPWLEQRYTND